The Glycine max cultivar Williams 82 chromosome 3, Glycine_max_v4.0, whole genome shotgun sequence sequence CCGTAAAGATCGCTGGAGTCCCAGAAGATGTGGTACGCCTTAacctcttctctttttctctagCAGGAGAGGCAAAACGATGGTTGCACTCCTTCAAAGGCAACAGCTTAAGAACCTGGGAAGAAgtagtggaaaagtttttaaagAAGTACTTCCCAGAGTCGAAGACCGCCGAAGGAAAAATGGAGATTTCCTCCTTCCACCAATTTCCGGATGAGTCCCTCAGCGAAGCACTAGACCGTTTTCACGGGCTGTTACGAAAGACACCGACACACGGATACAGCGAGCCGGTACAACTGAATATATTCATCGATGGCTTGCGACCCCACTCGAAACAGCTACTAGACGCGTCCGCAGGGGgaaaaatcaagttgaagacTCCGGAGGAAGCAATGGAGCTCATCGAGAACATGGCGGCCAGTGATCAAGCAATCCTTCGTGATCGAAGCTATGTGCCTACAAAAAGAAGCCTTTTGGAACTTGGCACGCAAGACGCGACATTGGCACAGAATAAGCTGTTGACGAGGCAGATTGAAGCCCTTACCGAAACCCTCAGCAAACTACCTCAACAGTTACAAGCGGTAAGTTCTTCCCactcttctattttgcaggtagAAGGATGCCCCACATGCGGAGGAACCCATGAGCCTGGACATTGTGTAAGCCAACAGGATACTTCTCGAGAAGTAAACTATATGGGCGTACCAAATCGCGGATATCAGGGTTACAACCAGGGGAACTCATCTGGATTCCACCAAGGGGGAGCAGGATTCAATCATGGGCCACCAGGATTCAATCAAGGAAGGAACTTCACGCAAGGTTCAGGGTGGAGGAATCAGGGAAACCAGTACAAGGAGCAGAGGAATCAACAACCATACCAACCGCCATACCAGCATCCTAGCCAGGGCCCCAATCAGCAAGACAAGCCCACCAACATAGAAGAGCTCTTGCTGCAATTCATCCAGGAGACACGGTCCCATCAGAAGAGCACGGATGCAGCCATTCGGAATCTGGAAGTTCAAATGGGCCAATTGGCACAAGACAAAGCTGAAAGGCCCACTAGAACTTTCGGGGCTAACACAGAGAAGAATCCAAAGGAAGAATGCAAGGCCGTGCTAACTCGAGGGCAGAGGAAAGCACAAGAGGAAGGTAAGGTTGAGGAAGAAGACCATACAGAGGAAGATAAGACAGAGACACAGGAGGACAGGACAGAAGTCGAAGAGAAGGTGACATCACCACCTAAGAGCCAGAAAGCACGGGAAGCCAGGAAAGAAGAACCACCAGCCCTACCACAAGATCTCCCATATCCTATGGTGCCCACCAAGAAGAACAAGGAACGCTATTTCAAGCGTTTCTTGGAAATATTCAAAGGGCTGGAGATCACTATGCCATTCGGGAAGCCTTACAGCAGATGCCCCTCTACTCCAAATTTATGAAGGACATCCTCACCAAGAAGGGGAAGTACATAGACAATGAGAACATTGTGGTAGGGGGTAACTGCAGCGCTATAATACAGAGAAAGCTACCCAAGAAGTTTAAGGACCCCGGAAGTGTTACCATCCCATGCACCATAGGGAAGGAGACGGTGAACAAGGCCCTCATTGACTTAGGAGCAAGCATCAATCTGATGCCCTTGTCAATGTGTAAAAGAATTGGGAATCTGAAGATCGATCCTACCAAGATGACGCTTCAGCTAGCAGACCGTTCGATTACACGACCTTACGGGGTGGTAGAAGATGTCCTAGTCAAGGTCCGCCACTTTACTTTCCCGGTGGACTTTGTGATCATGGATATCGAAGAAGACGTAGACATTCCCCTCATTTTAGGCAGACCATTCATGCTGACTGCCAACTGTGTGGTGGATATGGGGAATGGGAACTTGGAGCTGAGTATTGACAACCAGAAGATCACCTTCGACCTCTTCAAAGCAATGAAATATCCATAGGAAGGTTGGAAGTGTTTCAGAGTAGAAGAGATTGATAAGGAAGATGTCAGTATTCTCGAGACACCACAGTCTTCACTGGAGAAAGCAATGGTAAATGCTTTGGACTGTCTGACCAGTGAAGAGGAGGAAGATCTAAAGGCTTGCTTGGAAGACTTGGATCGACAAGACAGTATTCCGGAGGGAGAAGCCAAGTTTGAGAAGCTAGAAGAGAAAGTTCCGTCCGAGAAGAAGAAGGTAGAGTTGAAGATATTGCCAGATCACCTAAAGTATGTGTTCTTGGAGGAAGACAAGCCTGTAGTAATCAGCAATGCACTCACAATAGAATAAGAAAACAGGTTAGTAGGTATCCTCAAGAGACACAGGGAAGCTATTGGATGGCATATATCGGATCTCAAGGGAATCAGCCCTGCTTATTGCATGCACAGGATAATGATGGAAGAGAATTACAAGCCAATCCGGCAACCCCAGAGAAGGCTAAATCCGACAATGAAGGAAGAAGTCAGAAAGGAGGTACTCAAGCTCTTGGAGGCGGGACTCATATACCCCATCTCTGACAGTGCTTGGGTAAGCCCAGTACAGGTGGTTCCCAAGAAAGGTAGAATGACAGTGGTGCAGAATGAGAAGAATGACCTGATACCAACAAGAACTATCACGGGCTGGCGAATGTGCATCGACTATCGCAAGTTGAATGAGGCCACCCGAAAGGACCACTTCCCTCTACCATTCATGGATCAGATGCTGGAGAGACTTGCAGGGCAGGCGTATTATTGTTTCTTGGATGGATACTCAGGATATAATCAGATTGCGGTGGACCCTAGAGACCAGGAGAAGACGGCCTTCACATGCCCTTTTGGCGTCTTTGCTTACAGAAGGATGCCATTCGGGTTATGTAATGCACCAGCC is a genomic window containing:
- the LOC121174541 gene encoding uncharacterized protein, which encodes MRLRTASGDVVPINLEIEATCRRNNAARRRREQDTEGSSHTSPPLSPHHAEMDGEPARRVTLEDFSNTATPQFFTSIARPEVQAANISYPHSLIQLIQGNLFHGLPSEDPYAHLASYIEICNTVKIAGVPEDVVRLNLFSFSLAGEAKRWLHSFKGNSLRTWEEVVEKFLKKYFPESKTAEGKMEISSFHQFPDESLSEALDRFHGLLRKTPTHGYSEPVQLNIFIDGLRPHSKQLLDASAGGKIKLKTPEEAMELIENMAASDQAILRDRSYVPTKRSLLELGTQDATLAQNKLLTRQIEALTETLSKLPQQLQAVSSSHSSILQVEGCPTCGGTHEPGHCVSQQDTSREVNYMGVPNRGYQGYNQGNSSGFHQGGAGFNHGPPGFNQGRNFTQGSGWRNQGNQYKEQRNQQPYQPPYQHPSQGPNQQDKPTNIEELLLQFIQETRSHQKSTDAAIRNLEVQMGQLAQDKAERPTRTFGANTEKNPKEECKAVLTRGQRKAQEEGKVEEEDHTEEDKTETQEDRTEVEEKVTSPPKSQKAREARKEEPPALPQDLPYPMVPTKKNKERYFKRFLEIFKGLEITMPFGKPYSRCPSTPNL
- the LOC121174542 gene encoding uncharacterized protein — translated: MKDILTKKGKYIDNENIVVGGNCSAIIQRKLPKKFKDPGSVTIPCTIGKETVNKALIDLGASINLMPLSMCKRIGNLKIDPTKMTLQLADRSITRPYGVVEDVLVKVRHFTFPVDFVIMDIEEDVDIPLILGRPFMLTANCVVDMGNGNLELSIDNQKITFDLFKAMKYP